Proteins from a single region of Verrucomicrobiia bacterium:
- a CDS encoding sodium:solute symporter, whose amino-acid sequence MHWIDWIVIGLYFVVIGVVAWWYGRHQKDSVDYFLAGRNAGWIVIGASIFTSNIGSEHIVGLAGQGAATGMAMAHWELHAWCLIVLAGLFVPFYYKSGVQTIPEFLEKRFSARTRWILSVVSLVAYVFTKVSVTVYAGAIVFQALLPDTFGSPQNAFWIGAFSTVVITGIYTVFGGMRAIMSTATPQAIIILFGSAVITTIGLGKLGGWSELVATCKANADNFALWRPLSDPSFPWLGILIASPIVGLWYWCTDQYIVQRALSAKDLATARRGALFGGLLKVWPVLIFLVPGMIGWALHTKGIIQLPLKADGSTIDGDQVFPSLVKMLLPPGIRGLIVACLLAALMSSLASLFNSSASLFTVDIYEKLFPGRSEQHLLTVGRIATATVVVLGIIWIPVMAKVSGGGLYQYLQSVQGYLAPPITAVFFLGLFWKRINSTGATWALSCGFILGMIKLTIQAFFGKGKIESPALLAQIGDFNFLYATGILFAISAVIMVVASLLSPPPPEEKIRGLTYGSIHEVYGEEIRRSWDTGNKVMMAVILLAVLGMYLYFSFWLR is encoded by the coding sequence ATGCACTGGATTGATTGGATTGTCATTGGGTTGTATTTCGTGGTGATTGGGGTGGTGGCGTGGTGGTACGGGCGGCATCAGAAGGACAGCGTGGACTACTTTCTGGCGGGGCGCAATGCGGGGTGGATTGTGATAGGCGCCTCGATTTTCACGTCGAACATAGGCTCCGAGCATATTGTGGGGCTGGCGGGGCAGGGGGCGGCGACGGGGATGGCGATGGCGCACTGGGAGCTGCATGCGTGGTGTTTGATTGTGCTGGCGGGGCTGTTTGTGCCGTTCTATTACAAGTCGGGCGTCCAGACGATTCCCGAGTTTCTGGAGAAGCGCTTCAGTGCGCGGACGCGGTGGATTTTGTCGGTGGTGTCGCTGGTGGCGTATGTGTTCACCAAGGTGAGCGTGACGGTGTATGCGGGGGCGATTGTTTTTCAGGCGCTGCTGCCGGACACCTTTGGCTCGCCGCAGAACGCGTTTTGGATTGGGGCGTTTTCGACGGTGGTGATCACGGGCATCTACACGGTGTTTGGCGGGATGCGGGCGATCATGTCCACGGCCACGCCGCAGGCGATCATCATTTTGTTTGGGTCGGCGGTGATCACCACCATTGGGCTGGGCAAGCTGGGGGGGTGGAGCGAGCTGGTGGCCACGTGCAAGGCGAATGCGGACAATTTTGCGCTGTGGCGGCCGTTGTCGGATCCGAGTTTTCCGTGGCTGGGCATCCTCATTGCGTCGCCGATTGTGGGGCTGTGGTATTGGTGCACGGATCAATACATAGTGCAGCGGGCGCTGTCGGCCAAGGATCTGGCCACGGCGCGGCGGGGGGCGTTGTTTGGGGGTCTGTTGAAGGTGTGGCCGGTGCTGATCTTTCTGGTGCCGGGGATGATAGGGTGGGCCCTGCACACCAAGGGGATCATACAACTGCCGTTGAAGGCGGACGGCTCGACGATTGACGGGGATCAGGTATTCCCCAGCCTGGTGAAGATGCTGCTGCCGCCGGGGATTCGGGGTTTGATTGTGGCGTGCCTGCTGGCGGCGCTGATGAGCTCGCTGGCGTCGCTGTTCAATTCGAGCGCGTCGCTGTTCACGGTGGACATTTATGAGAAATTGTTTCCCGGGCGTTCGGAGCAGCATTTGCTGACGGTGGGGCGGATTGCCACGGCCACGGTGGTGGTGCTGGGCATCATCTGGATTCCGGTGATGGCCAAGGTATCGGGGGGCGGTTTGTATCAGTACCTGCAGAGTGTGCAGGGCTACCTGGCGCCGCCGATTACGGCGGTGTTTTTCCTGGGGCTGTTCTGGAAGCGCATCAACAGCACGGGGGCGACGTGGGCGCTGAGCTGCGGGTTTATTCTGGGCATGATCAAGCTGACCATTCAGGCTTTCTTCGGGAAGGGCAAGATTGAAAGCCCGGCCCTGCTGGCGCAGATTGGGGATTTCAATTTTCTGTACGCGACGGGCATTTTGTTTGCCATCAGCGCGGTGATCATGGTGGTGGCGTCGCTGTTGAGCCCGCCGCCGCCGGAGGAGAAGATCCGCGGGTTGACGTATGGCTCGATTCATGAGGTGTATGGGGAGGAGATCCGGCGGAGCTGGGACACCGGCAACAAGGTGATGATGGCGGTGATTTTGTTGGCGGTGCTGGGGATGTACCTGTATTTCAGCTTCTGGCTGCGGTAG
- a CDS encoding prepilin-type N-terminal cleavage/methylation domain-containing protein has protein sequence MKLQGQAGGGRGGRAVARWGRAFTLPELMITGAILAMLLGAVISGHLFGLRYLRLIEVAAATNESDRRLLRLLANDMATAVFWEIGSGTESSFSRLGLNRLQQANALQIYYVQTNAAQTQFTRYYLSANEDMLYRYNSQDKAPQLLSTSIINSGVFTMEDAAGNILSNRIQQPVLGVNIQFRDFPQGTWGLARDKETHWVRARFKTRTAD, from the coding sequence ATGAAGTTGCAAGGCCAGGCAGGCGGGGGGCGGGGAGGGCGCGCGGTGGCGCGATGGGGGCGGGCATTTACGCTGCCGGAGCTGATGATTACGGGGGCGATTTTGGCGATGCTGCTGGGGGCGGTGATCAGCGGGCATTTGTTTGGGCTGCGGTATTTGCGGTTGATTGAAGTGGCCGCCGCCACCAATGAGAGTGACCGGCGGCTGCTGCGGCTGCTGGCGAATGACATGGCGACGGCGGTATTTTGGGAAATTGGGTCGGGGACGGAGAGCAGTTTCAGCCGGCTGGGCTTGAACCGGCTGCAGCAGGCGAATGCCCTGCAGATTTACTATGTGCAGACGAATGCGGCACAGACGCAGTTCACGCGGTATTATCTCAGCGCCAATGAAGATATGCTTTACCGGTACAACTCGCAGGACAAGGCGCCGCAGCTCCTGTCCACTTCGATCATCAATTCGGGGGTGTTTACGATGGAGGATGCGGCGGGGAATATTTTGTCCAACCGCATCCAGCAGCCGGTGCTGGGGGTGAACATTCAGTTTCGGGATTTTCCGCAGGGGACGTGGGGCCTGGCCCGGGACAAGGAAACCCACTGGGTGCGGGCGCGGTTCAAGACACGCACGGCTGATTAA
- a CDS encoding prepilin-type N-terminal cleavage/methylation domain-containing protein, giving the protein MQVTPGTMRSWARGAGGFTLAEVIIAIALSAMVLASLITGYISTARRAEWTAMSEAAQLKVVNRMEQVRAARWDPLAVPPVDMLVASNFPVLVEELFTPLGGTNATLATNVVNIMQVSTKPPVKLVRVECCWRFLNNRLYTNSLMLYRYPDP; this is encoded by the coding sequence ATGCAAGTGACACCCGGCACAATGCGCTCATGGGCCAGGGGCGCGGGTGGCTTTACGCTGGCAGAGGTGATTATTGCCATCGCCTTGAGCGCCATGGTTTTAGCGTCGTTGATTACCGGGTACATCAGCACGGCGCGGCGGGCGGAGTGGACGGCGATGTCCGAGGCGGCGCAGTTGAAGGTGGTCAATCGGATGGAGCAGGTGCGTGCGGCGCGGTGGGATCCGCTGGCGGTGCCGCCGGTGGACATGCTGGTGGCGAGCAATTTTCCGGTGTTGGTGGAGGAGCTGTTCACGCCGCTGGGGGGCACGAATGCGACGCTGGCCACGAATGTGGTGAACATTATGCAGGTTTCGACAAAGCCGCCGGTGAAGTTGGTGCGGGTGGAGTGTTGCTGGCGGTTTTTGAACAACCGGCTCTACACCAACAGTTTGATGTTGTACCGATATCCGGATCCATGA
- a CDS encoding dihydrodipicolinate synthase family protein, with protein sequence MAACISGIFTPHMVPLDDHGNIAEAELRRYVDWLIAHGVHGLYPNGSTGEFIRFTPEERRRIVRIVCEQAAGRVPVLAGAAEANVRETLAACAAYAECGARAVAIVSPFYYRLGPESVYAYFHEIARHSPIDVTLYNIPMFASPMDVETIRRLADLDRIVGLKDSSGDVAFMMRLIAAIRPHRPDFAFLTGWEAVLVPMLLIGADGGTHATSGVVPEITRQLYDLTRAARLDEAIRLQYRLLELFDAMLYSTEFPEGFRTAVTLRGFAMGRGRHPRTPVQQAALDKLQRVLHCLLADFGCVTPPPEGCPPRHPPGPDPLQSIVAGVLEKLRAQRPAGG encoded by the coding sequence ATGGCAGCCTGCATCTCCGGCATCTTCACCCCGCACATGGTGCCGCTCGACGACCACGGCAACATCGCCGAGGCCGAACTCCGCCGCTATGTGGACTGGCTCATCGCCCACGGCGTCCACGGCCTCTACCCCAACGGCTCCACCGGCGAGTTCATCCGCTTCACCCCGGAGGAGCGCCGCCGCATCGTCCGCATCGTCTGCGAACAGGCCGCCGGCCGCGTCCCCGTCCTCGCCGGCGCCGCCGAGGCCAACGTCCGCGAAACCCTCGCCGCCTGCGCCGCCTATGCCGAATGTGGCGCCCGCGCCGTCGCCATCGTCTCCCCCTTTTACTACCGCCTCGGCCCCGAATCCGTGTACGCCTACTTCCACGAAATCGCCCGCCACAGCCCCATTGACGTCACCCTCTACAACATCCCCATGTTCGCCAGCCCCATGGATGTCGAAACCATCCGCCGCCTGGCCGATCTCGACCGCATCGTCGGCCTCAAGGATTCCTCCGGCGACGTGGCATTCATGATGCGCCTCATCGCCGCCATCCGGCCCCACCGCCCCGATTTCGCCTTCCTCACCGGCTGGGAAGCCGTCCTCGTCCCCATGCTCCTCATCGGCGCCGACGGCGGCACCCACGCCACCAGCGGCGTCGTGCCCGAAATCACCCGCCAGCTCTACGACCTCACCCGCGCCGCTCGCCTCGATGAGGCCATCCGCCTCCAATACCGCCTCCTCGAACTCTTCGATGCCATGCTCTACTCCACCGAGTTTCCCGAAGGCTTCCGCACCGCCGTCACCCTCCGCGGCTTTGCCATGGGCCGCGGCCGCCATCCCCGCACCCCCGTCCAGCAGGCCGCCCTGGACAAACTCCAGCGCGTCCTCCACTGCCTGCTGGCCGACTTCGGCTGCGTCACCCCGCCCCCGGAAGGTTGTCCCCCCCGCCACCCGCCCGGACCGGACCCCCTCCAAAGCATCGTGGCCGGCGTCCTGGAAAAACTCCGCGCCCAACGGCCTGCCGGCGGCTGA
- a CDS encoding RNA-binding protein, which yields MNESRLYVGNLSYKTTDADLQDYFSQAGVVTSCNVMLDKFTGRSRGFAFVEFATEEEAKKAVEQFHNKEFQGRPLTVNIARPREERPPRPAGDRGGYRPQRFEDRRDRA from the coding sequence ATGAACGAGTCCAGACTGTATGTGGGCAATCTGTCGTACAAGACCACAGATGCCGATCTCCAGGATTACTTCTCGCAGGCCGGAGTGGTGACCTCCTGCAATGTAATGCTGGACAAATTCACCGGACGCTCCCGCGGGTTTGCCTTTGTGGAATTTGCCACGGAGGAAGAGGCCAAGAAGGCGGTGGAGCAGTTCCATAACAAGGAATTCCAGGGGCGGCCGCTGACCGTGAACATCGCCCGTCCGCGCGAGGAGCGTCCGCCGCGGCCGGCGGGGGATCGTGGGGGTTATCGTCCGCAGCGGTTTGAGGACCGCCGCGATCGGGCCTGA
- the serA gene encoding phosphoglycerate dehydrogenase translates to MKVIVCDPVSPKGIERLQQCPELEVLVLPKRLSEAELLPLVKDAVGLVVRSETKITRAVIEAAPLLKVVGRAGVGVDNVDTEAATQRGVVVMNTPGGNTISTAELTFSMLMALARKIPQAHASMKAGKWDRKSFSGTELNGKTLGILGMGRIGTEVARRALAFNMRVLAYDPYLSLSRAKALQVEVVELDEVFRQADFITVHMPLTDETRNMINAAAIARMKPGVRLINCARGGIINEHDLYEALKTGRVGGAALDVYETEPPPADFPLRELDTVVLTPHLGASTAEAQENVGIEIADQIIDFLVHGTIRNAVNMPSLDAKTYQAVRPYLVLGEKLGRLVAQLAPKRNDRLTITFGGKAADVPTDPVTRSVLVGFLAQTLGAEVNQVNVKTVASSRGLLVEEIKSNEESDYSEWLQVTAYSGDQEISAGGTILGKRHQPRIVRLFGQPVEIVPAGVLCLFNNKDRPGIVGYIGTLMSRYQVNIASMSLHRDAAGGRALTVLNLDSVPPDELVAQIQKDPDISNVRIIRLENHNENS, encoded by the coding sequence ATGAAAGTCATCGTTTGCGATCCGGTTTCCCCCAAGGGGATTGAGCGGTTGCAGCAATGCCCGGAGCTTGAAGTCCTGGTGCTCCCCAAGCGCCTCTCCGAAGCCGAGCTGCTCCCTCTGGTCAAGGACGCCGTCGGCCTCGTCGTGCGCTCCGAAACCAAAATCACCCGGGCCGTGATCGAAGCCGCCCCCCTCCTCAAAGTCGTCGGCCGCGCCGGCGTCGGCGTGGATAATGTGGACACCGAAGCCGCCACCCAGCGCGGCGTCGTCGTCATGAACACCCCCGGCGGCAACACCATCTCCACCGCCGAGCTGACCTTCTCCATGCTCATGGCCCTGGCCCGCAAAATCCCCCAGGCCCACGCCTCCATGAAGGCCGGCAAATGGGACCGCAAATCCTTCTCCGGCACCGAACTCAACGGCAAAACCCTCGGCATCCTCGGCATGGGCCGCATCGGCACCGAAGTCGCCCGCCGCGCCCTCGCCTTCAACATGCGCGTCCTGGCCTATGATCCCTACCTCTCCCTCTCCCGCGCCAAGGCCCTCCAGGTCGAGGTCGTCGAGCTGGACGAAGTCTTCCGCCAGGCCGACTTCATCACCGTCCACATGCCCCTCACCGACGAAACCCGCAACATGATCAACGCCGCCGCCATCGCCCGCATGAAACCCGGCGTCCGCCTCATCAACTGCGCCCGCGGCGGCATCATCAACGAACACGACCTCTACGAAGCCCTCAAAACCGGCCGCGTCGGCGGCGCCGCCCTCGACGTGTACGAAACCGAGCCGCCCCCCGCCGACTTCCCCCTCCGCGAGCTGGACACCGTCGTCCTCACCCCACACCTCGGCGCCAGCACCGCCGAAGCCCAGGAAAATGTCGGCATCGAAATCGCCGACCAGATCATTGACTTCCTCGTCCACGGCACCATCCGCAACGCCGTCAACATGCCCAGCCTCGACGCCAAAACCTATCAGGCCGTCCGCCCCTACCTCGTCCTCGGCGAAAAACTCGGCCGCCTCGTCGCCCAGCTCGCCCCCAAACGCAACGACCGCCTCACCATCACCTTCGGCGGCAAGGCCGCCGACGTCCCCACCGACCCCGTCACCCGCAGCGTCCTGGTGGGATTCCTCGCCCAAACCCTCGGCGCCGAGGTCAACCAGGTCAACGTCAAAACCGTCGCCAGCTCCCGCGGCCTCCTCGTCGAGGAAATCAAATCCAACGAGGAATCCGACTACAGCGAATGGCTCCAGGTCACCGCCTATTCCGGCGACCAGGAAATCTCCGCCGGCGGCACCATCCTCGGCAAACGCCATCAGCCCCGCATCGTCCGCCTCTTCGGCCAGCCCGTCGAAATCGTGCCCGCCGGCGTCCTCTGCCTCTTTAATAATAAAGACCGCCCCGGCATTGTCGGCTATATTGGCACCCTCATGAGCCGCTACCAGGTCAACATCGCCAGCATGAGCCTCCACCGCGACGCCGCCGGCGGCCGCGCCCTCACCGTACTCAATTTGGATAGTGTGCCCCCGGATGAACTGGTGGCCCAAATCCAAAAAGATCCGGATATTTCCAATGTCCGAATTATCCGGTTGGAAAACCACAACGAAAACTCCTAA
- a CDS encoding peptidylprolyl isomerase, translating into MKKLIPFTAVCATLVLAASAGVSAQPAPAPAPPKPDARELFPDSVVAKGRGVEVKRSQVDEAYNLFKANAAAQGRNLREEDRHRDQAMLLDRIISTKLLVARATDEDRKKAAENADKYIAETKKRLPNEEFFELQLKSIGLTPATYRERLLEQAICEEVINREVRDKNPVTDADIKKFYDENPREFEQPEQVRAAHVLISFKDPTDPNPNPSAKRDLPAAQKEEKKKLAESILARAKKGEDFAKLAKEFSDDPGSKDKGGEYTFPRGRMVPEFEAAAFATPPGQVCDLVTTVFGYHVIKVLEKIPAQKVELAKVSDDIKRYLANEKVQEQIPKYLQQLREEAKVEILDPNLKIPAPPAPKPPTPAPAPNK; encoded by the coding sequence ATGAAAAAACTCATCCCCTTCACCGCCGTCTGCGCCACGCTCGTCCTGGCCGCTTCCGCCGGCGTCTCCGCCCAACCCGCCCCCGCCCCCGCGCCGCCCAAGCCCGACGCCAGGGAGCTCTTCCCCGATTCCGTCGTCGCCAAAGGCAGGGGCGTCGAAGTCAAACGCTCCCAGGTGGACGAAGCCTACAACCTCTTCAAGGCCAACGCCGCCGCCCAGGGCCGCAACCTCCGCGAGGAAGACCGCCATCGCGACCAGGCCATGCTCCTCGACCGCATCATCTCCACCAAGCTCCTCGTCGCCCGCGCCACCGACGAAGACCGCAAAAAAGCCGCCGAAAACGCCGACAAATACATCGCCGAAACCAAAAAACGCCTCCCCAACGAGGAGTTCTTTGAGCTCCAGCTCAAGTCCATCGGCCTCACCCCCGCCACCTACCGCGAACGCCTCCTCGAACAGGCCATCTGCGAGGAGGTCATCAACCGCGAAGTCCGCGACAAAAACCCCGTCACCGACGCCGACATCAAAAAGTTCTACGACGAAAATCCCCGCGAATTCGAGCAGCCCGAACAGGTCCGCGCCGCCCATGTCCTCATCAGCTTCAAAGACCCCACCGACCCCAACCCCAATCCCTCCGCCAAACGCGACCTCCCCGCCGCCCAAAAGGAGGAAAAGAAAAAACTCGCCGAAAGCATCCTCGCCCGCGCCAAAAAAGGCGAGGACTTCGCCAAACTCGCCAAGGAATTCTCCGATGACCCCGGCTCCAAGGACAAGGGCGGCGAATACACCTTCCCCCGCGGCCGCATGGTGCCCGAGTTTGAAGCCGCCGCCTTCGCCACCCCCCCCGGCCAGGTCTGCGACCTCGTCACCACCGTCTTCGGCTACCACGTCATCAAGGTGCTCGAAAAAATCCCCGCCCAAAAAGTCGAGCTCGCCAAAGTCTCCGACGACATCAAACGCTACCTCGCCAACGAAAAAGTCCAGGAACAAATCCCCAAATACCTCCAACAACTCCGCGAGGAAGCCAAAGTCGAAATCCTCGACCCCAACCTGAAAATCCCGGCCCCCCCAGCCCCCAAACCGCCCACCCCCGCCCCCGCGCCGAATAAATAA
- the hisI gene encoding phosphoribosyl-AMP cyclohydrolase: MSFLDQLKYDANGLIPAIVQEQSTGRVLMMAWMNRASLETTLATGKTHFWSRSRQKYWMKGESSGHVQIVKDIAVDCDADTLLIQVEQIGAACHEGYKSCFFRSLRHQGQSAEVTEPRLLNPEDIYGKK; the protein is encoded by the coding sequence ATGAGCTTTCTTGACCAGCTTAAATACGATGCCAACGGCCTCATCCCGGCCATCGTCCAGGAGCAGTCCACCGGCCGCGTCCTGATGATGGCCTGGATGAATCGCGCCTCCCTCGAAACCACCCTCGCCACCGGCAAAACCCACTTCTGGAGCCGCTCCCGCCAGAAATACTGGATGAAGGGCGAAAGCAGCGGCCATGTGCAAATCGTCAAGGACATCGCCGTGGACTGCGATGCCGACACCCTCCTCATTCAAGTCGAGCAGATCGGCGCCGCCTGCCACGAAGGCTACAAATCCTGCTTCTTCCGCTCCCTCCGCCACCAGGGCCAGAGCGCCGAGGTCACCGAGCCGCGCCTCCTCAACCCCGAGGACATCTACGGCAAAAAATAA
- a CDS encoding O-acetyl-ADP-ribose deacetylase, translated as MKIRDGKVEIVTGDITTLAVDAIVNAANSSLLGGGGVDGAIHRAAGPLLYEACRKLKGCATGDAKITPGFQLPAKFVIHTVGPIWKDGSRGEDEKLASCYRRCFEIMLAEGLKTIAFPAISTGAYGFPLERATRIAMEETRKFLETHPPIDKIIFVCFNDRAYKCYLEAAADVLIK; from the coding sequence ATGAAAATCCGCGATGGCAAAGTGGAAATTGTTACCGGCGACATCACCACCCTCGCCGTGGACGCCATTGTCAACGCCGCCAACAGCTCCCTCCTCGGCGGCGGCGGCGTGGACGGCGCCATCCATCGCGCCGCCGGCCCCCTCCTCTACGAGGCCTGCCGCAAACTCAAAGGCTGCGCCACCGGCGACGCCAAAATCACCCCCGGCTTCCAGTTGCCCGCCAAATTCGTCATCCACACCGTCGGCCCCATCTGGAAGGACGGCTCCCGCGGCGAGGACGAAAAACTGGCCTCCTGCTACCGCCGCTGCTTCGAAATCATGCTCGCCGAAGGCTTGAAAACCATCGCCTTCCCCGCCATCAGCACCGGCGCCTACGGCTTCCCGCTCGAACGCGCCACCCGCATCGCCATGGAGGAAACCCGCAAGTTCCTCGAAACCCATCCCCCCATCGACAAAATCATCTTCGTCTGTTTCAACGACCGCGCCTACAAATGCTACCTCGAAGCCGCGGCGGATGTGTTGATCAAATAA
- a CDS encoding WYL domain-containing protein, whose product MPRSQIQRFTRPPLERMMAIHQLLAENRFPNAQKLAQQFEVNPRTIKRDIEFMRDRLQLPIAYDASRRGHYYTEPVKQFPALTLTQKEIFGLLVAQKVVAAYQGTAFAHPLQAAMKRLAGLLDDGSPISLGNLSEAVSIRALGPEDTDLALFHLLTEALHAQREVSFDYRKLAQRRWEHRRVRPYHLAYVDYHWYLIAYDCERRALRTFVLSRMKQAHLLKRRFAMPKDFRADDYLRDSFMVFKGNDDYEVVLEFDSWATDLLRGRKWNPRHEWLELPGGGSRLRLRLNNIEEILGWVLSWGPHAHVVRPKRLASRVRQAALDILALYPDTPPNPEEP is encoded by the coding sequence ATGCCACGCTCCCAAATCCAGCGCTTCACCCGCCCGCCGCTCGAGCGGATGATGGCCATTCACCAACTGCTGGCGGAGAATCGTTTTCCCAACGCCCAAAAACTGGCCCAGCAGTTTGAGGTCAACCCGCGCACCATCAAGCGGGACATCGAGTTCATGCGCGACCGCCTCCAGCTCCCCATCGCGTATGATGCCAGCCGCCGCGGCCACTACTACACCGAACCCGTCAAACAATTCCCCGCCCTCACCCTGACCCAGAAAGAAATCTTTGGGCTTCTCGTCGCGCAAAAAGTCGTCGCCGCCTATCAGGGCACGGCCTTCGCCCACCCCCTGCAGGCGGCCATGAAACGCCTCGCCGGCCTCCTGGATGATGGCTCCCCCATCAGCCTCGGCAATCTCAGTGAGGCCGTCTCCATCCGGGCCCTCGGGCCGGAGGATACCGACCTGGCGCTTTTCCATTTGCTCACTGAAGCCCTGCACGCCCAACGCGAGGTCAGTTTCGATTATCGCAAGCTGGCCCAGCGCCGATGGGAGCACCGCCGCGTGCGCCCCTATCACCTCGCCTACGTGGATTACCACTGGTATCTCATCGCCTACGACTGCGAACGCCGCGCCCTCCGCACCTTCGTGCTGTCCCGCATGAAGCAGGCGCATCTGTTAAAACGCCGATTTGCCATGCCCAAGGATTTCCGGGCCGACGATTACCTCCGCGACAGTTTCATGGTCTTCAAAGGCAATGATGATTATGAGGTCGTCCTCGAATTCGACTCCTGGGCCACCGACCTCCTCCGCGGCCGCAAGTGGAATCCACGCCACGAATGGCTCGAACTGCCCGGCGGCGGCTCCCGCCTGCGGCTGCGCCTCAACAACATCGAGGAAATCCTCGGCTGGGTGCTGAGCTGGGGTCCCCATGCCCACGTCGTCCGCCCCAAACGCCTCGCCAGCCGCGTCCGCCAGGCCGCACTCGACATCCTGGCCCTTTACCCCGACACGCCCCCCAATCCCGAGGAACCCTGA